The Chlorobaculum sp. MV4-Y genome contains the following window.
GCCATGGAGACGCAGCAATGAACTTTTCGCAGATAGCCTATGTCGCCTTCACCATCATCCTTGCGCTCGTGATGGCGGGTATCATCGCCTACTATTTCAATCCGAAGCGCAAAAAAGAGGTCGAGGAACCCAAATACCGGATGCTCGAAGACGACGACAAAAAAGAGCATCACGACTGATTATCAACCGTTCAAGAAACCTGTTACGAGGAGGTTCATATGAGTGATTCCGGAGTTCCGCACGAGGGTCATAACAAGATTCCCAAGGGATGGATGACATTCTTTATCGGAGTGATCATCTTTCTCGTCGTGTATATCGCACGCTTCACGCCCGCCATTTCAGGCTGGTCGTTCTACAAGCAGTACGACGAAGAGATGAAAGCCGGGGCAAAGGCGGCGGTAGCCGCGCCCGCAGAGCCTGGCATGTACATCGGCAAGGCGGACGCCGTCGCCGCGGGCAAG
Protein-coding sequences here:
- a CDS encoding cbb3-type cytochrome c oxidase subunit 3; translated protein: MNFSQIAYVAFTIILALVMAGIIAYYFNPKRKKEVEEPKYRMLEDDDKKEHHD
- a CDS encoding c-type cytochrome, which encodes MSDSGVPHEGHNKIPKGWMTFFIGVIIFLVVYIARFTPAISGWSFYKQYDEEMKAGAKAAVAAPAEPGMYIGKADAVAAGKSEFETTCAACHMADASGGIGPNLKVALKYGSTPADLYESIANGRPNGMPPFGQQLGNDKIYKIIAFIESLRK